The Streptomyces sp. NBC_00344 genome includes a window with the following:
- a CDS encoding SGNH/GDSL hydrolase family protein: MTRHRGYALLAALAAVVTLVSVGIFTMVRTPATKVSAGTSQSSSRLSSGIPASGAWVGTWSAAPVGPEPGTPNGLPGTTIRNVVHTSIGGSMARITLSNLFGTRPLRITESSVASDGALREVTFDGRSYVTIPAGGQTISDAVRIPVPGNGDVTVSVYSPTPSGPVTYHPHARQVSYLTTGGATAESPYWRYLTALDVHTQQAHGAVVAFGDSITDGITATTGANHRWTDGLAQRLAGHYGVLNEGISGNRVLLPGRGQSGLARFDRDVLGRSGAKTVVIDLGINDILHSANQPDAPRIIDGLRELARRARARGLHVVGSTLTPFGGHFGVTPQLEAAREQVNAAIRSGDVFDTVVDFDKALRDPYAPQRLLQRYDSGDHLHPSDAGFEAMATAVGLDSLSRSVPARA; the protein is encoded by the coding sequence ATGACCAGGCACCGTGGATACGCCCTACTGGCCGCTCTCGCGGCAGTGGTGACGTTGGTTTCGGTGGGGATCTTCACCATGGTGAGGACACCGGCCACCAAAGTCTCGGCAGGCACGTCCCAGTCGTCGTCGAGGCTGTCCTCCGGCATTCCCGCCTCCGGCGCCTGGGTGGGCACCTGGTCGGCGGCGCCGGTCGGCCCCGAACCAGGTACCCCGAACGGTCTCCCGGGAACCACCATCCGTAACGTCGTGCACACCAGCATCGGCGGCTCGATGGCCCGGATCACCCTCTCCAACCTCTTCGGCACCCGCCCCCTGCGCATCACCGAGTCATCCGTCGCCTCCGACGGCGCCCTGCGGGAAGTCACCTTCGACGGCCGCAGCTACGTCACCATCCCGGCCGGCGGACAGACCATCAGCGACGCCGTCCGCATCCCGGTCCCCGGCAACGGTGATGTGACGGTCTCCGTCTACTCCCCCACCCCCAGCGGCCCGGTCACCTATCACCCGCACGCCCGCCAGGTCTCGTACCTCACCACCGGCGGCGCCACCGCCGAGAGTCCGTACTGGCGCTATCTCACCGCGCTGGACGTCCACACCCAGCAGGCCCACGGCGCGGTCGTCGCCTTCGGCGACTCGATCACCGACGGCATCACCGCCACCACCGGCGCCAACCACCGCTGGACCGACGGACTCGCCCAGCGGCTCGCGGGCCACTACGGGGTGCTGAACGAGGGCATCAGCGGCAACCGGGTACTCCTCCCGGGCCGTGGGCAGAGCGGGCTGGCCCGCTTCGACCGCGATGTGCTCGGCCGGTCCGGTGCGAAGACCGTGGTCATCGACCTCGGCATCAACGACATCCTGCACTCCGCGAACCAGCCGGACGCCCCCCGGATCATCGACGGTCTGCGGGAGCTGGCCCGGCGGGCGCGGGCCCGCGGGCTGCATGTGGTCGGCTCGACGCTGACGCCCTTCGGCGGCCACTTCGGGGTCACCCCGCAGCTCGAGGCGGCACGCGAACAGGTCAACGCGGCCATCCGGTCGGGCGACGTGTTCGACACCGTCGTCGACTTCGACAAGGCGCTGCGCGACCCGTACGCGCCGCAGCGGCTGCTTCAGCGCTATGACTCCGGGGACCACCTGCACCCCAGCGACGCCGGCTTCGAGGCGATGGCCACGGCGGTCGGCCTGGACTCGCTGAGCAGGTCCGTTCCGGCCCGGGCCTGA
- a CDS encoding DUF445 domain-containing protein gives MERTEWEAGADGVKDAAPLGSIAYSAADEEKRRGVRRMKTTATGLLLMVSLIFALATWAEHTGAGSWAGYVAAAAEAGMVGAMADWFAVTALFRRPLGLPIPHTAIIPNKKDQLGASLGSFVGENFLSQNVVRARLRALGIGGRLGAWLAEPEHADRVTEELSTALRGALTVLRDSDVQAVVGEAISRRAEAAEVAPGMGKMLEKIVADGGHRRVVDLICSRAHDWLTLHSDSVMDAVQGGAPGWTPRFVDKKIGDRVYRELLRFVTEMRDMPAHPARGALDRFLVDFASDLQSDTETRMKVERLKSELVNRSEVQDVIASAWASVRAMLISAAEDEQSELRLRARASLLSLGARLATDGRLQRKLEGWVEDAAAYLVTTYRDEITSLISDTVAGWDGEQTSRKIEAHIGRDLQFIRINGTVVGALAGLVIYSVAQALGG, from the coding sequence ATGGAACGTACAGAGTGGGAAGCCGGAGCAGACGGCGTCAAGGATGCTGCCCCGCTGGGCTCCATTGCCTACAGCGCGGCCGACGAGGAGAAGCGCCGTGGCGTCCGGCGGATGAAAACGACGGCCACCGGGCTTCTCCTGATGGTCTCTCTTATTTTCGCTCTTGCCACTTGGGCGGAACACACCGGGGCCGGTTCCTGGGCCGGATACGTTGCGGCGGCTGCCGAGGCGGGCATGGTGGGCGCGATGGCCGACTGGTTCGCCGTGACGGCACTCTTCCGCCGGCCACTTGGCCTCCCCATTCCTCATACGGCCATCATCCCCAACAAGAAGGATCAGCTCGGAGCGTCACTTGGTTCCTTCGTAGGGGAAAATTTTCTGTCACAAAATGTTGTACGCGCCCGGCTGCGCGCTCTGGGTATCGGCGGCAGGCTGGGGGCCTGGCTGGCGGAACCGGAACACGCCGACCGGGTGACCGAGGAGCTCTCGACCGCGTTGCGCGGCGCCCTGACCGTGCTGCGCGACTCGGACGTCCAGGCGGTGGTCGGTGAGGCGATCAGCCGCCGTGCGGAGGCCGCGGAGGTGGCACCCGGGATGGGCAAAATGCTGGAAAAGATCGTCGCGGACGGCGGTCACCGGCGAGTCGTCGACCTGATCTGCTCCCGTGCCCACGACTGGCTGACCCTGCACTCGGACTCGGTGATGGACGCCGTCCAGGGCGGAGCACCCGGCTGGACCCCGCGGTTCGTGGACAAGAAGATCGGCGATCGCGTCTACAGGGAACTGCTCCGCTTCGTCACCGAGATGCGCGACATGCCCGCCCATCCGGCGCGCGGCGCCCTGGACCGGTTCCTGGTGGACTTCGCTTCCGACCTGCAGTCGGACACCGAGACCCGGATGAAGGTGGAGCGGCTGAAGTCCGAACTGGTGAACCGCTCGGAGGTGCAGGACGTGATCGCCTCGGCCTGGGCCTCGGTACGCGCCATGCTCATCTCGGCGGCGGAGGACGAACAGAGTGAACTGCGTCTCAGGGCGCGGGCCTCGCTGCTCTCACTCGGCGCACGGCTGGCCACCGACGGGCGGCTCCAGCGGAAGCTCGAAGGCTGGGTGGAGGACGCGGCAGCGTACCTCGTCACCACCTACCGGGACGAGATCACTTCGCTGATCTCGGACACGGTGGCCGGGTGGGACGGTGAGCAGACCTCACGCAAGATCGAGGCACACATCGGCCGTGATCTGCAGTTCATCAGGATCAACGGCACGGTGGTGGGTGCGCTGGCCGGCCTGGTGATCTATTCGGTGGCGCAGGCGCTGGGCGGGTAG